Proteins encoded together in one Lysinibacillus sp. FSL K6-0232 window:
- a CDS encoding aconitate hydratase — MAIRSLQQDYASLEKLKMSEVYINIVANLLKDIRNDFHKQRRFLTKKNIAVVKWVKIDQYFSDVVIRTAGEDEVLRYAQSVLKSQVEELINSYLSR; from the coding sequence ATGGCAATCAGGTCATTACAGCAAGACTATGCATCACTTGAAAAGTTAAAAATGTCCGAGGTTTACATCAATATTGTAGCAAATTTATTAAAGGATATAAGGAATGATTTCCACAAACAAAGAAGATTCCTGACGAAGAAAAATATTGCTGTTGTTAAGTGGGTTAAAATTGATCAATACTTTAGTGACGTAGTTATCAGAACGGCAGGTGAAGATGAAGTTCTACGTTATGCCCAGTCAGTTCTAAAATCACAGGTAGAGGAGCTAATTAATAGCTATTTAAGCAGATAA
- a CDS encoding MMPL family transporter produces the protein MKKFKNWRTLSFILWIALTIITLTTMPDVDQLIKEKGQIEIPNSEQSAQADKILKKMDEGENTYHIISVFYSGNDKELTKQQQEEINAVIKELKRQKEQLGIKELLSHQDSKELENQLFSKDKTTILTQISVDTSQGNITEVAESLEAILNKADNVQAYLTGSDLIATDFVNSTQEGVKKTEVIAIVFILIVLVIVFRSPIVPIVSLLTVGISYLVSWGFLTHLVDKFNFPFSDFTQVFIIVVLFGVGTDYNILLYTRFKEELSLQDNSYAAVKATFKSAGKTVLYSGLAVLIGFASLILAEFKLYQATSGVAIAVAFLLLVLVTLNPFFMALLGKKMFYPVKSFKGHGDSKVWGFLSKSSIARPVISVILILGIAIPFMLSYSNSLNFNDLWEVGDEYGSKKGINIIEDHFPAGFSSPASLAIESAEKLDTASTLQILDELAEKISKIDGVSQVLAPTRPTGDKIKELYINEQTKILNDGIDDADNGIGEINEGLSSASDELKNNDTSGLDDVQALIDGTDKVKAGVSSLRVALTELSSGINDGAAGAQQIKNGLVTLQANMDTLSDSTSQLYHGYHQLAEGLSSYEEHFSGFSVAIESIKGGFQQIEALMGNLIEEQPELMNNTNVQQTLGIATEAQQQLEHLSVQLQELTKQHGLVMAAFRQANDSLLEINNGFHQMKSGVEELHVGAASLEQGLIEGANGSGQISTNTVELESGVTQINNGQKQLLSGLNELQDQMAQLQSGLSDSTDGLRKVNDGLSDAQDYLYKLSKSDSSEKFYIPQEILDGNEFQESLDTYMSKNRKIATMSIILDVNPYAQEAMPIIDDINKIVEVTLSGTDLKDAQAAIGGTTAINADLKDISQADFIKTATIMLIGIALVLLVITKSIVHTIYIVGSLVLVYFASMGISEWIISTFLDVNILSWNVPFFSFIMIVALGVDYSIFIMMRYIELEGTPQQKIMEATRHMGGVVLSAALILGGTFAALIPSGVLTLIEVATVVIIGLVLLSFIAMPVLLPALISLTQKLTKNK, from the coding sequence ATGAAGAAATTTAAAAATTGGAGAACACTCTCTTTTATTCTCTGGATTGCTTTAACAATCATTACTTTAACAACGATGCCTGATGTAGATCAATTAATTAAAGAGAAAGGTCAAATTGAGATACCAAATTCTGAACAGAGCGCCCAAGCGGATAAAATCCTTAAAAAAATGGATGAAGGCGAGAATACGTATCATATTATCAGTGTCTTCTACAGCGGTAATGACAAAGAATTGACGAAACAACAACAAGAAGAGATAAACGCTGTCATTAAGGAGCTAAAAAGACAAAAGGAACAACTCGGAATTAAAGAGTTATTAAGTCATCAAGATAGTAAAGAATTAGAAAATCAATTGTTCTCTAAAGATAAAACGACTATATTAACTCAAATTTCTGTCGATACTTCCCAAGGAAATATAACTGAAGTTGCCGAATCTTTAGAAGCCATTCTTAATAAGGCAGATAATGTTCAAGCTTATTTAACTGGTAGTGACTTAATAGCTACTGACTTTGTGAATTCGACGCAAGAGGGCGTGAAAAAAACCGAGGTTATTGCGATTGTATTCATTTTAATAGTGCTGGTTATTGTCTTCCGTTCGCCAATCGTACCAATCGTGTCACTCTTAACAGTAGGTATTTCTTATTTAGTTTCTTGGGGGTTTCTAACACATCTTGTTGATAAGTTTAATTTTCCGTTCTCAGACTTTACTCAAGTATTTATTATAGTAGTTTTGTTTGGTGTAGGCACAGATTATAACATTTTACTGTATACTCGTTTTAAAGAAGAATTAAGTTTACAAGACAATTCGTATGCTGCTGTAAAGGCTACTTTTAAATCCGCTGGTAAGACAGTTTTATATAGTGGCTTAGCGGTTTTAATAGGCTTTGCATCACTCATTCTAGCTGAATTTAAATTGTACCAAGCAACATCTGGAGTGGCGATAGCTGTAGCTTTCCTACTCCTAGTATTAGTTACATTGAATCCCTTCTTCATGGCTCTACTCGGGAAAAAGATGTTCTACCCTGTTAAAAGCTTTAAAGGTCATGGCGATAGCAAAGTTTGGGGATTCCTCTCCAAGTCATCAATAGCTAGACCAGTGATTTCCGTCATTCTGATCCTAGGTATTGCAATACCATTTATGCTTAGCTATTCAAATTCCCTTAATTTCAATGATCTTTGGGAAGTTGGAGATGAATACGGATCAAAAAAAGGTATTAATATAATTGAGGACCATTTTCCAGCGGGATTTTCTTCTCCAGCAAGTTTAGCAATTGAATCAGCTGAAAAATTAGATACAGCGAGTACATTACAAATTTTAGATGAACTAGCTGAAAAAATCTCTAAAATTGATGGTGTTTCCCAAGTTCTAGCTCCTACAAGACCAACTGGAGATAAAATTAAAGAGCTTTATATTAATGAACAAACAAAAATATTAAATGATGGAATTGACGATGCAGACAATGGCATTGGAGAAATTAACGAAGGCTTATCTTCTGCGAGTGATGAATTAAAAAATAACGATACAAGTGGACTAGATGATGTTCAAGCATTAATTGATGGAACTGATAAAGTGAAGGCTGGTGTAAGTTCTCTAAGAGTTGCACTGACTGAATTGTCATCGGGAATTAATGACGGAGCTGCTGGCGCTCAGCAAATTAAGAATGGTTTAGTAACATTACAAGCAAATATGGACACCCTGTCAGATAGTACCTCACAGCTCTATCACGGTTATCATCAGCTAGCAGAAGGGCTAAGTAGCTATGAAGAACACTTCAGTGGGTTTTCAGTGGCAATTGAAAGCATCAAGGGCGGATTCCAGCAAATCGAAGCCTTAATGGGAAATTTGATAGAAGAACAGCCTGAATTAATGAATAATACTAACGTTCAACAAACATTGGGTATTGCTACAGAAGCACAGCAACAATTAGAGCATCTTTCTGTTCAGTTGCAAGAACTGACAAAACAGCATGGGCTAGTCATGGCAGCATTTAGGCAAGCAAATGACTCACTACTTGAAATAAATAATGGATTTCATCAGATGAAGAGTGGTGTTGAAGAATTACATGTTGGTGCAGCAAGCCTAGAGCAAGGGTTAATTGAAGGTGCGAATGGATCAGGGCAAATTTCTACTAATACAGTTGAGCTAGAATCAGGCGTGACCCAGATTAATAATGGACAGAAACAGCTTTTATCAGGCCTGAATGAATTGCAGGACCAAATGGCTCAATTACAATCTGGACTATCTGACAGTACCGATGGGCTTCGTAAAGTCAATGATGGTTTAAGTGACGCTCAGGATTATTTATATAAATTAAGTAAATCTGATAGCTCTGAGAAATTCTATATACCTCAAGAAATCCTTGATGGAAATGAGTTTCAGGAGTCGCTGGATACGTATATGTCAAAAAACAGAAAAATAGCGACAATGAGTATCATATTAGATGTTAATCCTTATGCTCAGGAAGCGATGCCCATCATTGATGACATTAATAAGATTGTAGAAGTTACTTTAAGCGGTACTGACTTAAAGGATGCTCAAGCCGCAATCGGTGGAACTACAGCTATAAATGCTGATTTAAAGGATATTTCACAAGCAGACTTTATAAAAACAGCAACTATTATGTTAATTGGTATAGCCTTAGTGCTGTTAGTAATTACAAAATCAATCGTTCATACCATTTATATTGTAGGTAGCTTGGTTCTCGTTTATTTTGCTTCTATGGGAATAAGTGAATGGATTATTTCTACATTTCTTGATGTAAATATTTTGAGTTGGAATGTTCCGTTCTTCAGTTTTATTATGATTGTTGCACTAGGCGTTGATTACAGCATCTTTATTATGATGCGCTATATCGAATTGGAAGGGACCCCACAACAAAAAATCATGGAAGCTACGCGGCATATGGGAGGAGTTGTATTGTCAGCAGCTCTTATTTTAGGAGGTACATTTGCTGCATTGATTCCTTCAGGGGTACTGACACTTATAGAGGTAGCGACTGTCGTTATAATTGGTCTGGTGCTGCTCAGCTTTATAGCGATGCCTGTATTACTACCAGCTTTGATTTCTTTGACGCAAAAGTTAACAAAAAATAAGTAA